In Nanohaloarchaea archaeon SW_7_43_1, a single window of DNA contains:
- a CDS encoding excinuclease ABC subunit B (The UvrABC repair system catalyzes the recognition and processing of DNA lesions. The beta-hairpin of the Uvr-B subunit is inserted between the strands, where it probes for the presence of a lesion), which yields MTESENRISNKLNVEAPFTPAGDQPQAIRNLSEGFQEGLKEQTLLGVTGSGKTNTVSWVVEEIQKPALIIAHNKTLAGQLYEEFKDLFPDNAVEYFVSYYDYYQPEAYVSSSDTYIGKDASINEEIEKLRHSATNSLLTRDDVIVVASVSAIYGLGDPDFYRDLGLEISKDSGMTRDNILNELVNIQYERNDEDFQQGKFRLRGDTLDIFPMYSDTAYRISFWGDEIEKITEFKPLENETVEEKDKILLRPATHYSAPDEKMEKALEEIEDLMHERIQHFESIGDEVSAQRIEERTKFDLEMIRESGYCSGIENYSVHLSDRERGDPPYTLLDYFPDDFLTVIDESHQTVPQIKGQYEGDRARKENLIENGFRLPTAQDNRPLKFDEFKDKTDKTLYVSATPADYELERSGKVIEQIVRPTYLVDPTIEIRETEGQVEDVISEIRERAEKGERTLVTTLSTNMAENLSDFLQEAGISARYMHHETDTLERHQIIQKLRAGEIDCIVGINLLREGLDIPEVSLVAILEADQTGFLRSETALVQTMGRAARNLQGHTILYGDEKTEAMENAISETRRRRKIQEEFNEENDKNPKTVEKEIKETNLPGQDEEVEEIPEGDEIEDQEDAEEVIEGLKKEMDDAAENLNFELAAEYRDRIDEIKEEMDL from the coding sequence ATGACAGAATCGGAAAACAGAATCTCAAATAAACTTAACGTGGAGGCACCTTTCACCCCTGCAGGTGACCAGCCACAGGCCATCAGAAACCTATCGGAAGGCTTCCAAGAAGGATTGAAGGAACAGACCTTACTTGGAGTCACGGGTTCCGGAAAAACTAATACAGTTTCCTGGGTAGTAGAGGAGATACAGAAACCAGCCTTGATCATCGCACACAACAAGACTCTAGCCGGCCAACTTTATGAAGAATTCAAAGACCTATTCCCGGACAACGCTGTAGAATACTTCGTATCTTACTATGATTACTATCAGCCAGAAGCCTATGTCAGCAGCTCCGATACGTACATCGGGAAAGACGCATCGATTAATGAGGAAATCGAGAAATTGAGGCACTCAGCGACAAACTCACTTTTGACCCGCGATGATGTAATAGTTGTAGCATCAGTCTCAGCCATATACGGACTAGGAGACCCTGATTTCTACCGTGATCTCGGACTAGAGATTTCAAAAGACTCGGGTATGACCCGTGACAATATACTGAACGAGCTAGTTAATATCCAGTACGAGAGAAATGATGAGGATTTCCAGCAGGGAAAGTTCAGGCTCCGAGGCGATACACTGGATATCTTCCCGATGTATTCGGATACCGCATACAGAATCAGTTTCTGGGGAGATGAAATAGAGAAGATCACTGAGTTCAAGCCACTTGAAAACGAGACAGTAGAGGAAAAAGACAAGATCCTTTTGAGGCCTGCCACTCATTACTCTGCTCCCGATGAAAAGATGGAGAAGGCCTTAGAGGAGATTGAGGATCTGATGCATGAAAGAATCCAACATTTCGAGTCTATTGGAGATGAAGTCTCGGCCCAGAGGATAGAGGAAAGAACAAAATTCGACCTTGAAATGATCAGGGAATCAGGTTACTGTTCAGGGATAGAGAATTACTCGGTGCATCTATCTGACAGGGAAAGAGGCGATCCACCATACACATTATTGGATTACTTTCCGGACGATTTTCTTACGGTGATAGATGAATCACATCAGACCGTTCCTCAAATCAAAGGCCAGTACGAGGGAGACCGGGCGAGAAAGGAAAACCTGATAGAGAATGGTTTCAGGCTTCCAACAGCCCAGGATAATAGGCCTTTAAAATTCGATGAGTTCAAGGATAAGACTGATAAGACACTTTATGTCTCTGCTACACCAGCAGATTATGAACTTGAAAGATCAGGAAAAGTTATAGAACAGATCGTCAGGCCTACTTACCTGGTAGATCCTACTATCGAGATAAGAGAGACTGAAGGCCAGGTAGAGGATGTGATATCCGAGATCCGGGAGAGAGCTGAGAAAGGTGAAAGAACACTTGTTACAACCTTGAGTACGAATATGGCTGAAAATCTCTCCGATTTCCTTCAGGAAGCTGGTATCAGCGCCCGGTATATGCACCATGAGACAGATACCTTGGAGAGACATCAGATTATCCAAAAACTCCGGGCAGGAGAGATTGATTGTATAGTAGGAATCAACCTTCTTAGAGAAGGCCTGGATATACCAGAAGTCTCTCTTGTAGCAATACTGGAGGCTGACCAGACCGGTTTTCTGCGATCCGAGACTGCGTTGGTTCAGACCATGGGAAGGGCGGCAAGAAACCTTCAGGGTCATACAATACTGTATGGAGACGAAAAAACTGAAGCCATGGAAAATGCTATTTCTGAGACCAGGAGAAGAAGAAAGATTCAGGAAGAATTTAATGAGGAAAATGATAAGAACCCGAAGACGGTAGAGAAGGAAATCAAGGAAACTAATCTGCCGGGTCAGGATGAGGAGGTTGAGGAAATTCCGGAAGGCGATGAGATTGAGGATCAGGAAGATGCGGAGGAAGTAATTGAAGGCCTGAAAAAAGAGATGGATGATGCGGCTGAGAACTTGAATTTTGAATTGGCGGCAGAGTATCGTGACAGGATAGATGAGATTAAAGAAGAAATGGATCTCTAA
- a CDS encoding DUF4864 domain-containing protein → MTEKNKIPGPEKDLSPLDAVEIQIKAMANNDEPYKDAGIETAFKFASPKNKSSTGPIERFKKMVKNPRYKYMLNSQSYSVEETDISEKKASIKAEIENKGSTVTYEFNLSAQDSGEHEGCWMTDSVLRID, encoded by the coding sequence GTGACTGAAAAGAATAAAATCCCAGGGCCGGAAAAAGATTTATCTCCTCTGGATGCTGTAGAGATTCAGATCAAGGCGATGGCGAACAACGATGAACCATACAAGGATGCTGGTATAGAGACAGCTTTCAAGTTTGCCTCACCTAAAAATAAATCAAGCACCGGACCAATTGAGAGGTTCAAGAAAATGGTGAAAAATCCCAGATACAAGTATATGCTTAATTCACAATCTTACAGTGTTGAAGAGACCGATATTTCCGAGAAAAAGGCCTCAATCAAAGCCGAAATAGAAAATAAGGGTTCCACCGTGACCTATGAATTTAATCTAAGTGCCCAGGATTCAGGCGAGCACGAAGGCTGTTGGATGACTGACAGTGTCCTTAGGATAGATTAG